In the Ictalurus punctatus breed USDA103 chromosome 7, Coco_2.0, whole genome shotgun sequence genome, one interval contains:
- the si:dkey-127k13.1 gene encoding PWWP domain-containing DNA repair factor 3A, which produces MSSSEKSCRKARRQNIPKQHTTNSDPPSKPRAVRSAGTEKKTRGKGARAVARHPDTKSSPVSPVSHSPTLQTAVTNGYLPQNTVTRSSKNAPKGRKTKTERSDFTHDERSDCFPDSDPTRTEQQKGRMTPPCSQGSKKRTAKETSTHATLLCLSNRQDTPESDLGARTPGRGRGRRPNPGLSPAPQCSGMLLSEPQINPVTKTLPKKRRRCQNPEAEQRKRTRKKAEQEACDTPPVKRQRKKRLPKAELPQSQRIRTRFVPQDSEHHEPEETFSSSDLSIELSLQEDKLSVTHSLSLEDEEDEEDEELPSFLQQIKQKPSSIREGLCVWCKLRKYPFWPAMVKSVNRKAKKASIVFIDQFLFDKKRICKGLSVSLRTLKPFDCEESRRFVDIAKEKYGKSIMWCLDLISDYRIRIGCGSFVGSIIEYIANDISYPLRSEYLKASSDLLSPTQSLIEQQDEDSELHDLEEHPDLLQDVHMEKKVLPDRTQAARNRANQRLVDFIVKKRGAQNRLLAVISGQEASRWLQALHSSSRLVVGQLYLEDDEQVNEVYRYLEELCESTAKANPGLENSGTGNWRSGSNRIRFILDVLFPEALICAIAAVDCVSLDKAEEKYHQGPRHSNRERQEFDLMIEQQMKLKAEGWSC; this is translated from the exons ATGAGCTCCTCGGAAAAATCCTGCCGAAAGGCACGGCGTCAAAATATCCCGAAACAGCACACGACCAACTCTGATCCCCCTTCCAAACCTCGCGCTGTCCGTTCTGCAGGAACTGAGAAGAAAACAAGAGGAAAAGGAGCGAGAGCTGTCGCACGGCATCCTGACACCAAatcctcacctgtctcacctgtctcacactcacccacactTCAAACAGCAGTGACAAATGGATACTTGCCTCAAAACACCGTCACACGTTCTTCAAAAAATGCTCCGAAAGGAAGGAAAACGAAAACTGAGAGATCAGACTTCACCCATGATGAGAGATCAGATTGTTTTCCTGATTCTGATCCGACAAGGACTGAGCAGCAAAAAGGCAGAATGACACCACCATGCAGTCAGGGATCGAAAAAAAGAACTGCTAAAGAAACCTCAACACACGCGACACTATTATGTCTGAGTAATCGGCAGGACACGCCCGAATCCGATTTGGGTGCGAGAACGCCAGGGCGTGGCCGAGGGCGCCGACCCAATCCCGGCCTCAGCCCTGCTCCACAGTGCAGTGGGATGCTGCTGAGCGAGCCACAGATCAACCCTGTGACG AAAACATTGCCAAAAAAGAGGCGGCGATGTCAGAATCCTGAAGCTGAGCAAAGGAAGAGGACGAGGAAGAAGGCGGAACAGGAAGCGTGTGACACACCACCAGTCAAACGTCAAAGAAAGAAGCGCTTGCCGAAGGCGGAGCTTCCCCAGAGCCAGCGAATCAGAACGCGCTTTGTGCCGCAGGATTCTGAGCACCATGAGCCAG AAGAGACGTTCTCCTCCTCAGACCTGTCCATCGAGCTGAGTCTACAGGAGGACAAGCTGTCtgtcacacactccctctccctggaggacgaggaggatgaggaggatgaagagctGCCCAGTTTCTTACAGCAGATCAAGCAGa AACCTTCATCAATCAGAgaggggttgtgtgtgtggtgtaaactgaggaaatacCCCTTCTGGCCAGCCATG gTGAAGAGTGTGAACCGTAAGGCAAAGAAGGCCAGCATTGTGTTTATTGACCAGTTTCTCTTTGATAAGAAGAGGATATGTAAAGG TTTATCGGTGTCTCTGAGGACGCTGAAGCCATTTGACTGTGAGGAATCTCGCCGCTTTGTG gacataGCCAAAGAGAAGTATGGTAAATCCATCATGTGGTGTCTGGACCTCATCTCTGACTACAGGATCCGCATcg gttgtgGCTCATTTGTTGGCTCGATCATTGAATACATCGCTAATGATATCA GTTACCCGTTGAGGAGTGAATATTTGAAGGCTTCTTCAGATCTGCTGTCTCCCACTCAGAGTCTGATTGAGCAGCAGGATGAAGACTCTGAGCTTCATGACCTCGAGGAACACCCTGACCTCCTTCAGGATGTCCACATGGAGAAGAAAGTCCTCCCCGACCGTACGCAGGCTGCCAGGAACCGCGCCAACCAGAGACTGGTGGACTTCATTGTCAAGAAACGAGGAGCGCAGAACCGCTTACTg GCAGTGATCAGTGGTCAGGAGGCGTCCAGGTGGCTGCAGGCTCTGCACAGCTCCAGCCGCTTGGTGGTGGGACAGTTGTATCTGGAGGACGATGAGCAGGTGAATGAAGTGTACCGCTACCTGGAGGAGCTGTGTGAGAGCACCGCTAAAGCTAACCCGGGTCTGGAGAACTCTGGGACTGGGAATTGGAGAAGCGGATCAAACCGGATCCGTTTCATCCTAGACGTCCTCTTCCCTGAG gcttTGATTTGTGCGATTGCTGCAGTGGATTGTGTCTCCCTGGACAAAGCGGAGGAGAAATATCACCAAGGACCTCGCCATAGCAATag agaaagACAGGAGTTTGACCTGATGATTGAGCAGCAGATGAAGCTGAAGGCAGAAGGATGGTCGTGCTGA
- the dapk3 gene encoding death-associated protein kinase 3: MAAFRQEDVEKFYAMGEELGSGQFAIVRKCREKSTGVEYAAKFIKKRRLSSSRRGVSREEIEREVNILREIQHSNIITLHDIFENKTDVILILELVSGGELFDFLAEKESLSEEEATQFLKQILDGVHYLHSKHIAHFDLKPENIMLLDKNVPNPRIKLIDFGIAHQIKEGNEFKNIFGTPEFVAPEIVNYEPLGLEADMWSIGVITYILLSGASPFLGETKQETLTNISAVNYDFDEEYFSNTSELAKDFIRRLLVKDPKKRMTIQDSLEHPWIKVIKRRNVRPEDNSGRRGERRRLKTTRLKEYTIKSHSSMPPNNTYVNFERFSRVLEEITAAEDALQQLERNRRACHDDVTALLSIFEEKESWYKEENESIGAELTRVRSELQRTQSQRRHNQEETRSTALAANALKRKFTRLEGKYDMLAEQVASEVRWVEEFVRSITIDNGEEQSTGLA; the protein is encoded by the exons ATGGCTGCTTTCAGAcaggaggatgtggagaagttCTACGCGATGGGCGAGGAGCTGGGCAG cgggCAGTTTGCTATTGTGCGTAAGTGCCGTGAGAAGAGCACGGGCGTGGAGTACGCCGCCAAGTTCATCAAGAAGCGGCGCTTATCGTCAAGCAGACGGGGAGTGAGCCGCGAGGAGATCGAGCGTGAGGTGAACATTCTGCGGGAGATCCAGCACAGCAACATCATCACGCTGCACGACATCTTCGAGAACAAGACGGATGTCATTCTCATCCTGGAGCTGGTGTCCGGCGGAGAGCTCTTCGACTTCCTGGCTGAGAAAGAGTCTCTGAGCGAGGAGGAGGCCACACAGTTCCTCAAGCAgatcctggacggggtgcacTACTTGCACTCCAAACACATCGCCCACTTCGATCTCAAG CCGGAGAACATTATGCTGCTAGATAAAAATGTCCCCAATCCCAGGATCAAGCTGATTGACTTCGGCATTGCGCACCAGATAAAAGAAGGAAAtgagtttaaaaacatttttggaacACCAGAGTTTGTTG CTCCGGAGATTGTGAATTATGAGCCGCTGGGCCTGGAGGCGGACATGTG GAGCATCGGCGTCATCACGTATATTCT gttgagTGGAGCGTCTCCTTTTCTCGGCGAGACCAAACAGGAAACACTGACCAACATCTCAGCCGTGAATTATGACTTTGATGAGGAATATTTCAGCAACACAAGTGAACTCGCTAAAGACTTCATACGCAGACTTCTGGTTAAAGATCCAAA GAAGAGGATGACGATTCAGGATAGTCTGGAACATCCATGGATCAAG GTGATAAAGCGGCGTAACGTGCGTCCGGAGGATAACAGTGGGCGTCGTGGCGAGCGGCGGCGCCTGAAGACGACTCGTCTGAAAGAGTACACCATCAAGTCCCACTCCAGCATGCCTCCCAACAACACCTACGTCAACTTCGAGCGTTTCTCCCGTGTGCTGGAGGAGATCACTGCTGCCGAGGACGCGCTGCAGCAGCTTGAACGCAACCGCCGCGCCTGCCACGATGACGTCACCGCCCTGCTTTCCATCTTTGAGGAGAAGGAGAGCTGGTACAAGGAGGAGAACGAGAGCATCGGTGCCGAGCTGACCCGCGTCCGGTCTGAGCTGCAGCGCACTCAGAGCCAGCGCCGCCACAACCAGGAGGAGACGCGCAGCACTGCGCTGGCCGCTAACGCCCTCAAGCGCAAGTTCACGCGCCTCGAGGGGAAGTACGACATGCTGGCTGAGCAAGTGGCCTCTGAAGTGCGCTGGGTCGAAGAGTTTGTACGCTCCATCACCATCGACAACGGTGAAGAGCAGAGCACCGGCCTGGCGTGA
- the LOC108267564 gene encoding uncharacterized protein LOC108267564: MVRSRASGAGGGGVCSWLAALLALWSMVSVVVIVVWATWAPRVGSGRCEAQRRALLENTVGARVMWERERQTAETERQLSTDTQTRLQREIHNITHTITHTKLMLTHHLHTQAVLRENLTALQDKVQQYERVLDKLTTEHTHCTGLMEELQVNVSREQHQLDSCSSLCDAARSGYAAAESQRKACEVHTKYLHTQLEKCKLWSVTFS, from the exons ATGGTGCGCTCCCGGGCGTCCGGTGCAGGTGGAGGTGGTGTGTGTAGCTGGCTGGCGGCGCTGCTGGCGCTCTGGTCCATGGTGTCggtggtggtgattgtggtgTGGGCCACGTGGGCCCCCCGGGTGGGCTCAGGGCGGTGTGAGGCTCAGCGGCGCGCCCTGCTGGAGAACACGGTGGGGGCGAGAGtgatgtgggagagagagagacagacagccgagacagagagacagctcAGCACCGACACACAGACACGACtgcagagagagatacacaacatcacacacaccatcacacacaccaaactgATGCTCACACACCACCTGCACACACAG GCTGTGTTGAGGGAGAATCTCACAGCTCTACAGGATAAGGTGCAGCAGTACGAGCGTGTGCTGGATAAActcactactgaacacacacactgcacag GGCTGATGGAGGAGTTGCAGGTGAACGTGTCTCGTGAACAGCATCAGCTGGACTCATGTTCATCTCTCTGTGATGCTGCGAGGAGTGGATACGCCGCCGCTGAGAGTCAGAGAAAAGCCTGTGAAGTACACACCAAATACCTGCACACACAACT TGAGAAGTGTAAGCTCTGGAGTGTGACGTTCAGCTGA
- the ing5b gene encoding inhibitor of growth protein 5b, translating into MATAIYLEHYLDSIEGLPFELQRNFSLMTDLDNRTEEKKEEIDGLASEYIENVRNLSPEERVQHLKKIELAYSKCKEFSDDKVQLAMQIYELVDKHIRRLDADLARFENELKDKLDSSGPESSDDKKSKKKKNLKDRRGGSGREKNGSDHDSPKHKAQKNSEVLLNVHSSDVLDMPVDPNEPTYCLCAQVSYGEMIGCDNADCPIEWFHFTCVGLTTKPKGKWFCPRCTQDMKKK; encoded by the exons ATGGCCACAGCGATATACCTGGAGCATTACCTGGACA GTATTGAGGGTCTTCCCTTCGAGCTGCAGAGGAATTTCTCCCTCATGACCGATCTGGACAACAGGACTGAAG AGAAGAAAGAGGAGATTGATGGTCTGGCGTCTGAATACATAGAGAACGTGAGGAACCTGTCGCCCGAGGAACGCGTGCAGCATCTGAAGAAGATCGAACTGGCCTATAGCAAGTGTAAAGAGTTCAGCGATGACAAAGTGCAGCTCGCCATGCAGATATACgaactg GTGGATAAACACATTCGGCGTCTGGACGCTGATCTCGCGCGCTTCGAAAACGAGCTGAAGGACAAACTGGACTCGAGTGGCCCCGAGAGCTCCGACGACAAGAAGAGCAAAA aGAAGAAGAACCTGAAGGACAGAAGAGGAGGAAGTGGGAGAGAGAAGAACGGTTCTGATCACGACTCTCCCAAACACAAAGCACAGAAGAACAG TGAGGTGCTGCTGAATGTTCACTCGTCTGATGTACTGGACATGCCTGTAGACCCCAACGAGCCCACCTACTGTCTGTGTGCTCAGGTCTCCTACGGAGAAATGATCGGCTGTGACAACGCtgat TGTCCCATCGAGTGGTTTCACTTCACTTGTGTCGGTCTCACGACTAAACCCAAAGGAAAATG GTTTTGTCCTCGCTGCACACAAGACATGAAGAAGAAATGA